Within Terriglobia bacterium, the genomic segment ACCGGCACCGGGAATCGATAGATTCTCGGCCATGGCCTCGATCTCGGGATTTGGCTTGACACCGGCTTGAGACACACGAGCGGAGGCAGCCTGGATTTCAAGTTCCGACACCACCAGTTCCGGATTGCGCTCAAAAACGCGCGCCAGCGCTTGTGCCAGCGTCAATGCGGTGGATCGGACCGGTGCGCTCGACGGAACCTGGGCCTGAGCCGTGAGCCGTAGATGGCCCCAGCAAACAATAAGTGAAAAAAACAAAAGGAGCAATCGGGATCTCATGACTTCTCCGGAACATTCTGGCAGTTTCGAGCAGAGGCCTGAAGTGGGCGCCGCTCTACAAAATGGTGGTTCTGCGCTACAAGGGATTCGGGCGCCGGAGATGTGGGGGCCGCACCGGCGGAGCGGCGGTGGTTCTAGATCCGCAACGAGGATGTCAGACGGGGATCGCGGACAGCGCCAAGTGCTGGCTCGCGAGCCGGCTTGAAAATTGCGCCTGCTCCAGGTGTACTGATGAGATGCGCGGGGCAAGGAGCGGCATCGGCCAGTGCATTCGCCATCATCATAGGAGGCGACTGCACATCCATAACGTTCTGCGTCACGCCGAAATTGTCCAGGCTCAGATCCACACACGGATCTGCCGGATCACCCTCGCCGAGGAGAGCCACGGAGAAATCATGGGTGCAGCTGGTTTCCATCTCGCCGAAGGGGTGGTGGCAAGGATCCCGGCCTATCAGTTCCACCAGCGACCTGCCGTCCGCAGGGATGCATTCGACCATGAGCGGAGACGCGATCAGGCCGTAGACGAGCACCAGGCTGAGAAGCAATGAAGCCGGCAAGTCGAGAACCGCCGGTCGGGGCGCACATTTCATATATACGGGAAACCTCAACCCGCCACTCCAAACGCAAGTGCAGGCGAACCTGGGAACTTCAGCCTATTCAGACTGCCCTCTGAAGTCAAGGATGAAACTTTGTGTTCTTCATGTCGTTCGGGGCTGCTCTTTTGCCCGCGGTGTCTGAGTCGCAGACCAGGTTTCAATCAGGACCTGACCCGGCTCTCGTTTTCCTTTAGAATATGATCTTCCGGTTTGGCGTCCCTTCAACCCATAGATGCGAGGCGTTCATGTTCAAACGTCAAAAAACAGGATCGGTGCTCTGCACTTCCTGTGGCAAACTCGTGGGAGTGCGCGATCCGGTCTGCTGGAACTGCGGGCGCCGCAATCCCGGGCTCTGGGGCTTTGGTCCGGTTCTGCGCGGGCTTGGCCGGGACCTCGGCTACACTTCTATCGTCATTGCGGGCTGTGCCGTCCTCTATGCGGCAACGCTGGTTACGGATCCCCAGGGGATATCCGCCAGCGGCCTGTTCGGCTTGTTGTCGCCGAGCATGCGCAGTCTGTTCGTGTTCGGTGCCAGCGGGGCTGTGCCGGTGTTCGAATACGGGCGCTGGTGGACGGTTCTGAGCGCGTCCTGGCTGCATGGGAGCCTGCTGCACATATTCTTCAACATGCTCTGGGTAAGGCAGCTGGCCCCGGACGTGGTGGAACTGTATGGAGCGCCGCGCACAGTCATTGTCTATACCGCGGCCGGGATCGCCGGATTTGCCCTGAGCAGCTGCGCCGGATTTCTGTTTGGCGGGATGCCGATATTCTTCCTGCGCGGAGCCCAGTTGACCATCGGCGCTTCGGCGCCCATTTTCGGCCTGCTGGGGGCGTTGGTTTACTACGGGCGGCGCGGGGGCAGCCGCCATATCAGCGGTCAAGCCACCAGCATGGCCATTGTTCTGTTCATCTTCGGCTTCGTCATGCCCAACATCGACAACTACGCCCACTTCGGAGGATTCCTGGGCGGCTACGCAATGGCAAGGTGGCTCGATCCACTCCAGCCGGAGAAAATCGACCACATGGTATGGGCTCTCGTCTGCATGGCGGCTACCCTGGCGTCAGTAATCGCCTCGTTATTGATAAGGCCTTTTTAGCCGCCAAGCTTGATCATCTCGATCTTGGTGCGGTCGCAGGCCTGGTAGCCCTGCTCCGAATTCATCGCAGCGAGCCTCTCCTCAGAGTACCTGTCGGCCCGCCTGCTCCAGATAGAGCGAATGAACTCCAGGATTTCCTCGTCTGACGCGCCTCCACGCAACAGCGTCTTCACATCGTGCCCGCGTTCGGAGAACAGGCAGGTCACCAGCTTGCCGTCGGCCGTCAAACGCACGCGGGTGCAAGTCGAGCAGAACGGTTCCGTAACGGAGGCGATCACTCCGACGTCGCCGCACTCGTCGAAGAACCGGTAGCCGACGGCCGGCGCACTCTCGTGCTCCCTTCCCGCCTCACGCAACGGGAAACGGGCATGAATCGTCTGGAGAATCTCCTGCTTGGAGACGAGCTTTTCCGACTTCCAGTTATTGGCATTGCCGGCGTCCATGTATTCGATGAAGCGGATGGCGAAACCGTTGATGCGGGAAAACTCGACCAGGTCGAGGATGTCTCCGTCGTTCACTCCTCGCACCACCACGGTGTTGATCTTGATCGGCTCGAGGCGGCATCGCCTGGCGGCGAACAAGCCGTCAAGAACGCGGGACAGATCGGAGCGGCCGGTCATGAGGCGGAAAGTTCTCGGATTGAGCGAGTCAAGGCTGACATTGATCCGCTTTAGGCCTGCCGCAGCAAGCGCGGAAGCCTGACCGGCGAGGAGCGACCCGTTGGTGGTCAGGCAAAGATCCTGCACACCCGGCAGGTGCGCGATCTGCGCAACGAGTTCCTGAAGATCCCGCCGCAGAAGCGGTTCCCCGCCGGTCAGCCGGATCTTCTCCACCCCCAGCGTCATAAACAGCCGCGCCAGCCGGACGATCTCTTCGAAGGAAAGGATCTCTTTTCTCTCGATCCACTCATAGTGGGCCAGCGGCATGCAGTAAGTGCAGCGGAAATTGCACCGGTCCGTGACGGAGATCCGCAGATCCTTCAGCTGGCGATGGGAGACATCCTGAATCATCCATTCCTTTCACAGCAGATCGGACCATCCCATCTGCTTACGGCCGGGCCGCTGACGGATTGGCCTGCAAATGAATCATAGCATGGCCGGCGCCCTCCCGTGAAAAGGAAGGCGGGTACCAATTAGAATGTTTGTCCTTACGCCGGCACTTTGGCATAATCCGCGGCGCAGGAAGAATCGTGATGGCAAACGGTGTGCGCTCCTCATTGCGGAAGTACCTGAAGGAGACCAGGCGCCCGATTTACTCGGCGGCCCTGGTGCTGCCCTTCTTTCTCATTTACCACGTCGGCTCTCTGTTTCTCGGATCGACCTATATCAACGGAGCCGACGCCCTGATCATCCGCCTGTTGAGCGCGCTTTCTGTTCATTCCATGTTTGCCTCGGCGCTCGTCCTGCTCGCGTGCTTCGTCATCTGGCAACTCCGCACGCGAGCGAGTTGGGACATCTCTTCCCGGCGGCTGATCACGCTGTTTGGTGAGGGTCTGCTTTTCGCGGTGCTGCTATTCTTCATCTTTGCCCATTTCCCGGTGCTGCAAAGCCGCGCGCTCGCAAGCGCAGGCACACCCGGAGGATTGGAGAAGCTCGTGCTTTACTGCGGGGCCGGGATTTATGAAGAACTGGTGTTCCGGGGATTTCTGCTCGGGCTGCTAATGCTGGTTTCCACCCGGCTGATGCACATGAACAAGACCCCCGCGGCGGTCTGCTCATCCCTTGTGGCGGCCCTCCTTTTTTCGTTGTTTCACTATGTCGGGCAGGCAGGAGATCGTTTCGCGTGGGGGACCTTCCTTCAGCGCACCTGGGGCGGCTTGTATTTCTCCGCCCTGTTCGTGACGCGTGGTTTCGGCGTAACCGCGGCCGCGCATGCCTTCTATGACATGCTGGTGGGCATGCTGACCCCGTGATTGCCGGCTTCCGCGCAATCCAGGACACGCGCCCTGCACGGAAAGCGGCTTGGGGCCGGACGTGGTTTTTGTAGGGCCGCGCGTACACATCTCATAATCCATTCCAACCTATCACTCGATAAGGAAGAGGGGTGGGAAGC encodes:
- the moaA gene encoding GTP 3',8-cyclase MoaA codes for the protein MIQDVSHRQLKDLRISVTDRCNFRCTYCMPLAHYEWIERKEILSFEEIVRLARLFMTLGVEKIRLTGGEPLLRRDLQELVAQIAHLPGVQDLCLTTNGSLLAGQASALAAAGLKRINVSLDSLNPRTFRLMTGRSDLSRVLDGLFAARRCRLEPIKINTVVVRGVNDGDILDLVEFSRINGFAIRFIEYMDAGNANNWKSEKLVSKQEILQTIHARFPLREAGREHESAPAVGYRFFDECGDVGVIASVTEPFCSTCTRVRLTADGKLVTCLFSERGHDVKTLLRGGASDEEILEFIRSIWSRRADRYSEERLAAMNSEQGYQACDRTKIEMIKLGG
- a CDS encoding CPBP family intramembrane metalloprotease, which produces MANGVRSSLRKYLKETRRPIYSAALVLPFFLIYHVGSLFLGSTYINGADALIIRLLSALSVHSMFASALVLLACFVIWQLRTRASWDISSRRLITLFGEGLLFAVLLFFIFAHFPVLQSRALASAGTPGGLEKLVLYCGAGIYEELVFRGFLLGLLMLVSTRLMHMNKTPAAVCSSLVAALLFSLFHYVGQAGDRFAWGTFLQRTWGGLYFSALFVTRGFGVTAAAHAFYDMLVGMLTP
- a CDS encoding rhomboid family intramembrane serine protease, with the protein product MFKRQKTGSVLCTSCGKLVGVRDPVCWNCGRRNPGLWGFGPVLRGLGRDLGYTSIVIAGCAVLYAATLVTDPQGISASGLFGLLSPSMRSLFVFGASGAVPVFEYGRWWTVLSASWLHGSLLHIFFNMLWVRQLAPDVVELYGAPRTVIVYTAAGIAGFALSSCAGFLFGGMPIFFLRGAQLTIGASAPIFGLLGALVYYGRRGGSRHISGQATSMAIVLFIFGFVMPNIDNYAHFGGFLGGYAMARWLDPLQPEKIDHMVWALVCMAATLASVIASLLIRPF